The Xyrauchen texanus isolate HMW12.3.18 chromosome 13, RBS_HiC_50CHRs, whole genome shotgun sequence genome contains the following window.
gtggtatcctatctaaatcgtcagggcggtgtcagatcaggaacctcttccatctgacaaaacgcatactgagttggtcccagtgccacctgcgctcgctgagggtgacgcacgtgccgggccacctgaatgacggcccagacagactgtccagagacaatatttccccaggggaatggtccctgcacgctcaaacagtccagaagttatggagcatattcggcagagcagagatagacctctttgcgtcagaagagaactctcactgcccagtatttttctcgaaaagcgaggacgcgctggcccaggactggcccaaccgcccgctttacgccttccctcccatctcgctattgccacaggtaatgcagaggatcagggaagcgcgtcactcggtgctcctcatagcccgcgctgggagaatcagacatggttcccgaagcttacgcagctgtcactgacagccccgtggcccattccagtgagagcagatctcctctctcaagctcgcggcacgatctggcatcccacccagagctgggcgctgcacgtgggtgatcaacgactacccgtcgctttgccagaaggagtaataaacactatcatacacgctagagccccttccacgagaagactctatgcatccaaatggtctgtgttttcaaaatggtgcaccgacagagacctggacccacggacatgtggggtgtcgtcgctgctcgtgtttttacaagagctgttggataagggcagatccccatccacgctcaaagtgtacgtggcggccgtcgcggcgttcactgaacccctgcacggccagtcactgggaaaaaacgagctggtcatccgcttcctcaggggagctagaaggatgaaccccccgcgccccccatcggttcctatctgggatctttctgtagttctcgaagctatgaaagcccccccctttcgaaccgcttcaatccgtggatttgaaatacctttcactccaaaccgtttttctaactgccctgtcatcagttaaacgtgtgggagaccttcacgtgctgtctgtcagcgctgcgtgtcttaagtttggaccaagtgactccaaggtcattttaaagcctagacacggctatgtccccaaggtgatcggtactcctttcagagcacaaatcatttccctatcggcgctgccagcatccaatagcgaacgcgacgccaatctcctttgcccagtcagagcactgagattgtatactgcgcgctccgcctctttcagatgctctgagcagcttttcgtttcgttcggagggcgcaccaaaggtttcgccgcctcgaaacagacactgtctagatggatagtggacgctattgctgccgcgtgcggcgtcaaagacctaccatgcccgttaggcattagggctcactccactagaggcatggcctcctcgtgggcatggtccagcgggatttccattcacgacatatgtgtggcaacgggctgggcttccccctccaccgttgtcagattttacaatctggaagtgcccgccctgcaggcaaaactactagcggtttaatacgctacagctcccctggtgagctgcactgatgggacacattccacacagaccggcaccgccgctctgtctttcccttcccactatgtgcttatgtattacacacacactggcccgcactcttgccggccaaatattattcccccactcacaagggctcccccgggtccccacacccccccccggggctcatgcagtggatgctaggcgcgcacagcgttgacaatgggttcccgtagcgtaagctagcttacgcaatatgagagaacctctcgtaagagaatgaatcggttacctaatgtaacctcgggtctctctagatgagggaacgagtattgcgtagccggccgtgctcgcgccacgagtgactttcgcttcattcaatgaaaaccagggttccagcctacgaacttacgcttatatgcactctagccacgcccattctggcgggctttgataaagtgacggcgcgggcgcctctcattggacgcgagttcactcaagttcgtctataggctgcagcagttgccgcagagcaaccaatgagctcgctagctagcccgctcaaggtatgcagctgctgcactgcgttgacaatggatacaaaattaaggataattttttggcttcaatatctcagaaaagatgaatctttcccgtagcgtaagctagcttacacaatactcgttccctaatctagagagaaccgaggttacgttaggtaaccgattcgataTCTCACAGTGTGATATGATCTAATGTGTGTTGTAAAGATAACCACAGGCCCAGTGAAATGAATACTTAGTGCTCAAAATCAATAATTAATAAGGCATTTGTACTGTTAGGACAGCACTGTAACACTATATTTTACCACAGTGGCCCTGTATCTTTGTCTCTGGTTTGGTTTCTACTGAATGTGCTCATTCAAAATACCAGCagagcatacacacacaaactcacataggTAGATTGAAGAGGGGAATTGTTAATGTTTCTTTATGACAGTTTCCCACCCATTTATGGACCCCCGCAGCACCATAAATAAGGCTCAATTACCCCTTCATCAACACCAAACCAGAAATGTGATCCTTTTAACTCACATTATAGTGGATATCATttagcattattattaatattattaatttcacATTTGAACAAAGAACAATCAGTGACTCACAaataacacatacactcaccggccattttattagatacacctgtacatctatttattcatgcaatgatctaatcagccaatcatgtggcagcagtgtaatttaTAAAACCAAGTagatatgtgtcaggagcttcagttaatgttcacatcaaccatcagaataggtaatacatttgattttagtgatttagaccgtggcatgattgtaggtgtcagatgggttggtttgagtatttctgtaactgctgatctcctgggattttcacgcacaacagtctctagagtttatagagaatggtgcgaaaaacaaaaaaacatctagtgagcagcagttctgtgggcgaaaacGACTTgctaatgacagaggtcagaggagaatggccagactggtccaagctgacaggaatgTGACACTAACCCAAATAAACATGCGTTACAACAGTTAtgtgcagaaaagcatttctgaacatacaataCATTgaacattgaggtggatgggctacagcagtagAAGACCCCTCCTTGTACCAtcactgtcagcttagaacaggaaactgaggctgcagtgggcacaggctcaccaaaaccgGACCAGAagatgattggaaaaacattgcctggtctgacaaatctggatttctgctgaagtGCACAAATGGTAGACCaacatggtcttctactgttgttgcccatccgcctcaaggtagagcccgaagccatttgttttgagaataatggctggctgatgaagttattggctggctagccggctcagccaaaacctaaatggctgctgcagccgccaaacttttcatagctgcaaatggctgaagctgccacttcatgtctacagatgtctatgttatactgatttactagatctcaatatttccaagcaatgcatggcttacactatatttctacaaaatgcaatacaatgtaataaagaaaacaccagattttactttcacaacgtatgtacatatttattttgtagtctgtatgctgctaaacattttcacatagcctacaatgtgttgtgtttaggctaaatgtatgtaggctaagttgtatacaataacttggcattatcatggatgaagcttatcatattacaccttgaaggagcaagtgatgatcgtttgccattgagcagtattattattgaatttatgagaaatctacagtcgcaaacagacgaagtgtagtaaaataaagacctaaatgtgtatttcggactttttttcaccacaagtctgaaagaagacatgttattgaagacaaatatccaaaaatctcaaaataaaccagtaaaaaaaaaccgatgtttttgcctgccgtgtctcgccttaatataaacacacactgttatcagtattattttggacaaagttttgcacagttcacttcaatgtacactgaagcatgcgtcgtgaattagcaatgtggaaacggtggtttgttactgcagtaatatcacgttcagtgctataaatctctccgttccagaatatttggtttataacatcaatctttgattcaggtgtttgtgcaaccgtgccctgaagatttaacaaaagtctgggtaggcctaagttgaaaaaaaaagtaagtagaaattaggaaagtatgtgagaagtgagatcaaaattaccttgcttgcttctttccgccatttcacctcagtgcgagaaaaaaatgcatcgcttcttctgtacggaaaacgagcaattttaattggtcgtcaattcactgtgagtctgtgtatcgtagcaacgagcacaagactgttctgttatgaatccagtgggaaaatagatctcgtgtattgtttatatatttcgtgtgtgtatgtctctatgtaatagaattattatttgatgcaaataattctagccggctcagccaaactatatcagatggcggctcaatttggcttatgaaattattggctggcggtggctgaaattctaaatggcgcaaatggcggcggcttcggggtctacctcaaggttcaacatgttgtgcattctgtgatgctattctgctcactgcaattgtacagaggtgttatctgagttaccgtagcctttttgtcaactcaaaccagtctggccattctccattgacctctctcatcaacaaggcgttttcatccacagaactgccactcactggtgGTTTTtagtttttcgcaccattctctacaCACTCTAGAGAATGTTGCACATGAAAATCCGAGGAGATTAGCAGTAACAGAAAcagtcaaaccagcccatctgacacctacaatcatgccacggtccaaaaactgagataacatttttaacccattctgatggttgatgtgaacattaactgaagctcctgacccatatctgcatgattttatgcactgcactactgccacacggttggctgattagataatgaataagatgtacaggtgtacctaataaagtggctggtgagtgtataCTGTGCTACGAGTGTCATCCACACAAATTTAGAAAACGTACACAAATTATTTTGTTGTCTtttcatataataatatttttcctTGATAGACCTCATATATATGTCgtcatttctgttttatttgtttaacaaAGCAAACATCTTTGAAAATCTTGAAATCTTTCCAAGAACCCGCTAGTGTGCACATACACCTGGTTGTGAATCACTGGTCTATAACAGAGCCATACAACATACCAGCAAATAATCCAACTTCACATCGAGGTCAGCAATGAAGCTGCATTAATTATCATTGCATTTATTAGGTCTTTTTGTGTTTGCCCACATTTtcttttcacatttacattttcttcTCGATACAATGCAAATATTCACGTCGGGAAAATCCTTTCCTTCATTCAGCATGCATTGCACCACTTGTTTTATCAGTGtggcagatgtgtgtgtgtgtgtggaatactgtctgccacctttgcagaGGCAGCAGAATGTATTATTTGCTGTTGTCATGTCAAAACTGCTTCCTCATTTATTTAGCAAAGGTCATGTGGTAACATCTCGATATTTATTCCACCCTGTTGCTGAATCtgaaacatgcatttttttttatcttctttaTTACTGATAACTTTTTTGTTTAATACTATAAGGTCATTGTGAGAAAATAAATCAACTTTCAACATgtgaattattttgataattttctgAGCTGTATGGGAAAGGGTCACTTTAGTATTATTTGCATATTGATATTTCAATATATAGCTGTTGAAATAAATTACCATTTTATGCAGCTGCAACCTTAAGCTCAAAATGTGAAATGGATCTGGGGTATTATCGTAGTAttaataaactttttgttttagtCATCCATAAATATGGATGCAGAATCCATGTGTCGCTAGTTTAGCTCAACTAAGCTTAGTATTGTTCTTATCAGTCTCAACACATGGCAGGTCAAAAGATCACAGAGTCCAAGTGTCAGCTATTGTTTACATGGTGACTGAGCAGTTGCACAATAGCCAGCTTGTTATGAATAAGGCATTGCCCAACACAACCCAGCCATCCTCTGCCCATTACTGGCCATTTCACAACCGACTTCTGTCTTCTCGGGATTAGCTTTGGATCTTTGACTTCGCTGCATGGTTGAGTGGGCTATGTCTTAAACACACTCAGACACATGCATGAaggaccaaaaaataaatagaaaatgaaCCAGCTAGACGTTGGAGGTGCctttttgttatttgcatattttaaaataataccgTCTTGTGATTTGGAAGAGAAATTATTGTTTtgcaaaaaacccacaaaaataatcaaatctcATGATGAAGAGACACTCTTGGTGACTAAATCCAGTTTATAGTGGCCCAaacatttcattgcattagataggGACATTTCAAACTAAGTGCCAAAGACAGTTTCTCAGAATTCAGAACTGTAACTTCACTTTTCTAAGCCATTTTTTCAATGACTTAAACCAAGTGGTTCCAATGTCATTATTAATTAAGTTCCCAAAGGTGGCCTCACAGAGTAACCACAACACCAGTGTagctcatcacattaactatgaacattttccactaacatttgacaaccaaaTAGTATCTAAATACTCAATAAAATCTAAATAGTCTTTAGTTTTATATATTAAAACCTAAAACCTCATTTTTAGtgtctttaaaataaacaccACTTGATTTTACACTTCGTGTAAtactttcatacattttgaaatactTTTAGGGGTACTGTAGAAGCATTTAGGCTTTGTGAGAAGATTTACAATGTTGCAGCTTTTTTTTCTGAAGTCATTTCTTAACGTTGTCTCATAGAgcttgaacattttttttttttattatgcagaCAAATTAAATCTAAATTGCTACAACCTGCCATCTGTTTATCTCCAtctgtttttgaatgttttttttaaagccctCCAAAATGAAATACCAATTATTTGCATCAAAGTGGAAATCCAGTTCCGAGTATtgctacaaataaaatataattctgttttcttggaaatattataaaaaataacaccaaTAGGTAACCATATCCTTCAAATTTAGATTCTGATCCTTTATTTGATTCTTAGCATCGCCTGCACTCAGAACCAAGTTGTAGTGAAAATTCACAGTGATGCAAACTGACATGGCCGATCCATTCACTGACTCACATTGGAGTCCCTGAAAAGCTGAAGACATCCCCAGATGGACACCCACTTGGCATGCTCACCATTGCCCACATTAAAAAAAACGCTGTGAAggacacatacacgcacacacagagagagaaatagagagacacacacacacacacacaaaagcagcatGTTTTATCTAAAAACCATTAATTCATGATCAAACATTTCATTTAGATTGCTTTTTGTGCTTTTCTTTGCTTTTCATCCTTCATAGTACTTTGTTGGAATGGAGAATGTAAAAGCTTAAATGTTTGTGCCTAAACCCTCAAAGGTCTAATGCGTAAACCCTTGAGCTATAGTGTGAATCAGTTTATTTGTGGAGTGTAATTGTAAATGTCACATGTGATTTGTGCCATTGTGTAATGGGTGCAAACTTTCATTGACGGCTGTTTTTTAAAGTCCCAAGACTGCAGAGAGCACAGTTTTGTGTCTTTGTTCTTTTTCACTAGGACTGGCATACATATACGTTTGTAGTCACACAACAGAGTGCAAAAGTCTGATTTCGgaggtaaaaatcccattaattttctgcATAGACAAAAGGATTTTTaaagataacttataaaccttcaAAGACAAACCTACTAGGAGCTCCGAGGTTTtaaattgatggtatatgcttcagtTGAAGGAATCAGTCTGTGCTATTTCAACataatttcttaaaaatgtatttaatttaatagtgGAGTTCCTGCTGACGAACTACACTACCCGTGAATCCTGAAGAGGATGTTCAACCAATCAGAGAGTCACAGCAAACAAGCCGCATCAAATGAGCTTTGTAGCAATTGCCCACCTCATGACACACAGCAAATGACGCAATGAATTTGGTCTCCCTACACTTTCAAACTACTTTTAAATTTGTGTATATCTTAATATATCCTAAtatcaaatttaaatatattgtttctatacttataattaacaacttaaaagcagttgttttaaatatttccatTGTCTTTAatccagtggtggaaagagtaggCCTACtgattgtttagtttttttacttaagtaaaatacTGCTacagaagaaataattcacttgcgtacaagtagaagtactgagaaatattataaatagagtaaataagtagtttgcccaaaaaaacctactcaagtaattacattacaagttactttatgaaaattatattatatgtagTATATAAGGTTCCATTTTTAGAAcgcaaaaatatttatgtttttgatgcattaaactgaaaaaaatactaaatactgccaaaatcattaattgcaaattattattatggtttgaaataattgttttaagtttttCTTTACCTGTGATGGaaaacatatactgtgtcacctattccttacaaaagtattctaaattttacattttggttttaaaaaaggcaaaaataaacacatttatcctgaaattctattttctcatAAAGTCTATtattttagagagatgaaggctattccatgcatttctgtattgataaaataatctctaaccaggatagagaagGAAGTGGAcggcccagatgcacaacaaaaagataAGTAAATCACAATCTCTAGTTtgagactcctcacaggtcctaaactagaaGCTtgatgccaaagacctgcattctgcaagaggattcttggacaaaaaGAACATTGTaagattacaataaaaaaaaaataaatagaaatagccatttgaaacattctaaatgtctctaaatcatctctaaactacataatgtgcattgactgaaacacattcatatttcaggtttattctcattcacgtatgTCTAAGTATTTTGgcaagttaacatactgtacaaaactactATAATGCAATATCACAGAGGAGGAGTTTTATCCactatgatattgcagcaattatccagatatggaatgagattattaagcaaactgttatcaactgttacatgccaactgaataaaattatacaaaaataaatattttacagtgtttagtgagacctatgattgattcaaacactaaaagtggttgttctgtatatgtattattgcattacagttgtaataatacattcttaattaacattatggttatttaacatattgagatattattattaattaaattgtagcatttggttaaattatgttttgttatttctcatcccttctttatataacatccatcaTGCACTCTTTTGGCCTCTAGcgggtgaggcttttcagacagataaacagcaccacAGTGCAGGGAAGTACAAAACAGCATTGGTGCAAGAGTGTTACCTGCTAGAAccgtttattttgaacaagaggggcggTTATGGAATTTAATGCGGGAGTTCAATACCAAAATGTGCGCACGATGGTGTGAGGAACCGGACGGTGGGAAAAACAATTATGCTCAGTGAAAAGCCAAAAGAAGATCggaatgtatgtaattgtaactatatcagatattattaataaaacacagaaCCTCATTGCGTGGGCATTTTTGCCCCCATTTTTGTGAAATTCagggatatttttgtcaatttgtgtggcatttttgccccaagtcCCCGTTTATTTCCGACACTATTGGCACtgtatttaaaaagtttgtttttgacATATAtttgcaagtaaacaagatatccccatTTGTATGTCAAACTGCAATGTGTTAATATTTGTTACAGTTAATAAATGTCCTACCTTATAAACAAGTGATTAAATCTTAATTAGTGATTAAAacttgatcagtggttaaacgtgttcagaTGGTTCCCTCGTACCTGAGTGAACGGCTTCTTTCTAGAATAAAATGAtatatgtagaaaatcacagtattacagttcttgtatagtgatGGGGCAGTAAGTCTTGAAGAAGCAAGAGAAGAGAGGACACAGGgggcagtttatgcaagctgctgtgctcatgatgtAGTGCTCAGCgcgttttagtttataaacagatttagtgcTTAAAACTAGCCGACTTCCTCTTCCCCCCAAATTGTtttttactttgtaattgtgCTGAAATATAATTGTAGCGAAGTTGAAAACTaattttaatcaactcaagtaaaagtactattatttatttatacttaaaaaaagttgaaaaatttgaaaaatttactcaagtactgtaacgagaatagttgtaattcattactttccacctctgcttTAATCCAATTACGTAATtcccaatgcttcatgggattgtagttaatttcCTCATTAAAGACTAAGTTAAGTACACAgttttgtacctttgtctttttatctgattttcaaatacttatttccTTCCAATAAACATTTCTAATGTTGTGATTAACCCCagagctgattggtttggttcatgaatTAGAACACTTTAATGAAGAATGTTATGAAATCTCTATGGAAAAAGTTAATCGAAAAAACGGAGGAAAGTGGGCGGGCAATATTGCACTCTATTAGTCTATATTAGATGAGCCAAGCTTGAAGCAGTCTCTCTCCTTGCCTGCATTTGGCCTGAAATGGTGAAAAAACCCATAGTCCTCTCCCACCGTCTCTGTTCCGGTCCTGTCCTCTCTAAGAGGAAAACTACTGCAAAGTAAACCCCGACCGCTAATACTGCAAAACTGCCAACCACCAACAGTACCACCCCAGTTATAAACATGTCATTCAGTGCCTTGCCAGGTTTAGGCATATGGTAGGCCAGGGCAACATCCAGGAGCACAGCCCCACATATAAGCAGGGAGATTCCCGTGATCAACATGACTAGAACGTCAGATAAACCGCCGCTCTTCAGCATGTCGATCCGGCGTCTGCTACGTACACAGTTCATGTCCTGGACGGCAGAGCTTAACAACTGCTTAAGGAGGACAGCCAGCGCGAGAAGACAAAGAGCTGTACCGGCGCCTAATCTCCACTCGCTGGACAGACTTGTGGTAGTGGAAAGAAGGCCTACGCCACCCAGTCCACAGCC
Protein-coding sequences here:
- the LOC127653924 gene encoding transmembrane protein 125-like yields the protein MSELEHYSSPRDHPHPDPARIQQNLLEEQVELWWFSEPRKSLLCYCASVGLILGCGLGGVGLLSTTTSLSSEWRLGAGTALCLLALAVLLKQLLSSAVQDMNCVRSRRRIDMLKSGGLSDVLVMLITGISLLICGAVLLDVALAYHMPKPGKALNDMFITGVVLLVVGSFAVLAVGVYFAVVFLLERTGPEQRRWERTMGFFTISGQMQARRETASSLAHLI